In one window of Tellurirhabdus rosea DNA:
- a CDS encoding DUF1003 domain-containing protein — protein MQNLNPLVRKALTDQTLLSPTLTDDDSPSLTPGERLADRVAEFGGSWTFIISFGLVLLAWISVNSLVLRKAAFDPYPYILLNLILSCLAAIQAPIIMMSQNRQETKDRQRAQNDYLINLKAEVEIRQVQDRLDALSRQQEVLLDLLRQQQVQLRQLTGNGPSDGSEPR, from the coding sequence ATGCAAAACCTCAATCCCCTCGTCCGGAAAGCCCTGACGGACCAGACGCTGCTCTCGCCTACCCTCACCGACGACGACAGCCCGTCGCTTACCCCGGGCGAACGCCTGGCCGACCGCGTCGCGGAGTTTGGCGGAAGCTGGACCTTTATCATCAGTTTCGGCCTGGTGCTGCTGGCGTGGATTTCCGTCAATTCGCTGGTGTTACGAAAAGCGGCCTTCGACCCTTATCCGTACATCCTGCTGAACCTGATTCTTTCGTGTCTGGCCGCCATTCAGGCCCCCATCATCATGATGAGCCAGAACCGGCAGGAAACCAAGGACCGGCAACGGGCGCAGAACGATTACCTCATCAACCTGAAAGCCGAGGTCGAAATCCGGCAGGTGCAGGATCGCCTCGACGCGCTCTCCCGGCAGCAGGAGGTGCTGCTCGACCTGCTCCGCCAGCAGCAGGTTCAACTCCGGCAGCTAACGGGAAACGGCCCGTCGGACGGCAGCGAACCGCGCTGA
- a CDS encoding NAD-dependent epimerase/dehydratase family protein: MNIALVTGSAGLIGSESVAFFADKFDLVIGVDNNLRQYFFGADGSTDWNRDRLRDSFSNYKHYTADIRKVEELDPIFREYGADIKLIVHTAAQPSHDWAAREPFTDFSVNANGTLNLLEMNRQHCPEAVFIFTSTNKVYGDNPNYLPLIETETRWEIDESHPYFTNGIDEHMSIDHTKHSLFGASKVAADILVQEYGRYFGMKTGVFRGGCLTGPNHSGAQLHGFLSYLMKCAITGNHYTIFGYKGKQVRDNIHSHDLVNMFWHFYQNPRPGEVYNAGGGRHANCSMLEAITVCEQISGNKMNYSYSETNRIGDHIWYISDLSKFKEHYPGWNWEYDLQQTLQQIHDSMAQRLLVQK, encoded by the coding sequence ATGAACATTGCATTAGTTACAGGTTCTGCCGGACTGATAGGCAGCGAATCCGTTGCCTTTTTCGCCGATAAATTTGATCTGGTTATTGGCGTCGACAACAACCTGCGGCAATACTTCTTTGGCGCCGACGGCTCAACCGACTGGAACCGTGACCGCCTCAGGGATTCGTTTTCCAACTACAAACACTACACGGCCGACATCCGCAAAGTTGAAGAGCTCGACCCCATCTTCCGCGAGTACGGGGCCGACATCAAACTCATCGTTCATACGGCGGCGCAGCCTTCGCACGACTGGGCGGCCCGCGAGCCGTTCACCGATTTCTCGGTCAACGCCAACGGCACGCTCAACCTGCTGGAGATGAACCGCCAGCACTGCCCCGAAGCGGTGTTTATCTTCACCTCGACCAACAAAGTCTACGGCGATAACCCCAACTACCTGCCGCTGATCGAAACCGAAACCCGCTGGGAGATCGACGAGTCGCACCCGTACTTCACCAACGGCATCGATGAGCACATGTCCATCGACCACACCAAGCACTCCCTGTTTGGCGCCTCCAAAGTAGCTGCCGACATTCTGGTGCAGGAGTACGGCCGTTATTTCGGCATGAAGACGGGCGTCTTCCGGGGCGGCTGTCTGACGGGACCCAATCACTCGGGCGCCCAGCTGCACGGCTTCCTGTCGTACCTGATGAAGTGTGCCATTACGGGCAACCACTACACCATCTTCGGTTACAAAGGCAAGCAGGTGCGCGACAACATTCACAGCCATGACCTGGTGAACATGTTCTGGCATTTTTACCAGAACCCGCGTCCGGGTGAGGTTTACAACGCGGGCGGCGGTCGTCATGCCAACTGCTCGATGCTGGAGGCCATTACCGTCTGTGAACAGATCTCAGGCAACAAGATGAACTACAGCTACTCGGAAACCAACCGGATTGGCGACCACATCTGGTACATCTCCGATCTGAGCAAGTTCAAGGAGCACTATCCGGGCTGGAACTGGGAGTATGACCTGCAGCAGACCCTGCAACAGATTCACGACAGCATGGCGCAGCGGTTGCTGGTGCAGAAGTGA